AAGGACACACCCTACGGCCAGCTCACTTTGTCTCTGGTGGGCGGTGATCTGGGCGTCGCCATGGATGCGTTGAAAGCCGCCGATGTTCACGTGGAGGTGCTGCGCTGATGGAAGCCATACTGACGAGCCTGAACACCGTGGACTGGGGCCAGATTGGCTGGGCAAGCTGGGACACGCTGATCATGGTGGGTACCTCCCTGCTGTTCAGCGTGCTGATCGGCCTGCCAGTGGGTGTGCTGCTGTTCCTGTTCGGCAAGCGCCAGCTGCTGGAGCAGCCGGTGGCCTACGCGGTGCTGTCTTTTGTCGTAAACGTGCTGCGTTCAGTGCCGTTTATTATCCTGCTGATTGTGATGATCCCGTTTACCGTGATGCTGATCGGCACGTCGCTGGGCGTTGCCGGCGCCATCCCGCCCCTGGTCGCCGGTGGTGCCCCGTTTTTTGCCCGCCTGGTGGAAACCTCGATGCGGGAGGTGGACAGGGGCATTATCGAGGCCACCCAGGCCATGGGCGCCAACGTTCGGCAGATTGTTTTTGGCGCGCTGTTACCCGAAGCGTTACCCGGTCTCATCGCCGGAATAACCGTTACTGCCATTACGCTGGTTTCCTATGCCGCCATGTCCGGCGTTATCGGCGGCGGTGGCCTGGGCGATCTGGCTATTCGCTTCGGTTATCAACGATTCCAGACTGACGTGATGGTCATTACCGTCGCGCTGCTGGTGATTTTTGTACAGGTTTTACAGATGGTCGGTGATCGTCTGGTACTCCATTTCAGTCGGAAGTAAAACAGGAGAACAATCTATGAATCTCAAGAAAACACTGGCAGCGCTGGTCGCTGCGACCACAATGTCCGGTGCCGTTGCTGCCGAAGAGCTTTCGGTAGCAGCCACGCCGGTACCCCATGCCGAGATACTGGAGCATGTGAAGCCGATGTTGGCAGAGCAGGGTGTGGAACTGGATGTAAAGGTGTTCACTGACTATATCCAGCCCAATATCCAGGTCAGCCAGAAGAACAT
This DNA window, taken from Marinobacter halotolerans, encodes the following:
- a CDS encoding methionine ABC transporter permease, coding for MEAILTSLNTVDWGQIGWASWDTLIMVGTSLLFSVLIGLPVGVLLFLFGKRQLLEQPVAYAVLSFVVNVLRSVPFIILLIVMIPFTVMLIGTSLGVAGAIPPLVAGGAPFFARLVETSMREVDRGIIEATQAMGANVRQIVFGALLPEALPGLIAGITVTAITLVSYAAMSGVIGGGGLGDLAIRFGYQRFQTDVMVITVALLVIFVQVLQMVGDRLVLHFSRK